One genomic window of Gossypium hirsutum isolate 1008001.06 chromosome D11, Gossypium_hirsutum_v2.1, whole genome shotgun sequence includes the following:
- the LOC107912028 gene encoding uncharacterized protein: MADIVKQILAKPIQLADQVTKAADEASSFKQECAELKSKTEKLAGLLRQAARASSDLYVRPTRRIIDDTEQVLDKALSLVLKCRANGIMKRVFTINPAAAFRKMSSQLENSIGDVSWLLRVSASADDRDDEYLGLPPIAANEPILHLIWEQIAILYNGSLENRSEAAASLVSLASDNDRYGQLIIEEGGVGPLLKLVKEGKVEGQENAAKAIGLLGRDPESVEHMIHAGVCTVFAKILKEGPMKVQAVSAWAVSELAANYPKCQDLFAQNNVIRLLVSHLAFETIEEHSKYAIASNKASSIHAVVMASSNNNSNVKIVVEEDHQTQIPHPMGNREPNQIHHVVRNTMAMQGGAKLPQKPSNNHVRSNSQGNVIAKQAHQLSYQYHQNGLITGASTKGRESEDPATKSYMKAMAARALWHLAKENSLICKSITESRALLCFAVLLEKGTEEVRFNSAMALMEITAVAEQDPDLRRSAFKPNSHACKLIVDQLLKITEQADSELLIPCIKAIGNLARTFRATETRMIAPLVKLLDEREAEVSKEAAIALAKFACTDNYLHLDHSKAIINAGGAKHLIQLVYFGEHIVQLPALLLLCYISHHVPDSEELAEAKVLTVLEWASRQSNMTQNATGKLLQEAKSRLELYQSRGSTGFH, translated from the coding sequence ATGGCGGATATTGTGAAACAAATCTTGGCGAAGCCGATTCAGTTAGCGGACCAAGTAACGAAAGCGGCGGATGAAGCGAGTTCGTTTAAGCAAGAGTGTGCGGAGCTTAAGTCCAAGACAGAGAAACTTGCTGGCTTGCTCCGACAAGCGGCGCGTGCGAGTTCCGACCTTTACGTTCGTCCCACGCGCCGCATAATCGACGATACTGAACAAGTCCTCGACAAAGCCCTCTCTTTGGTCCTCAAATGCCGCGCCAACGGCATTATGAAGCGCGTGTTCACAATCAACCCTGCTGCCGCCTTCCGTAAAATGTCTTCTCAGCTCGAGAACTCTATCGGCGATGTGTCCTGGCTCCTCCGTGTGTCAGCTTCAGCTGACGATCGGGACGATGAGTACTTAGGCCTTCCTCCGATCGCTGCTAACGAGCCTATTTTACACCTAATTTGGGAACAGATCGCGATTCTTTACAACGGTTCGCTTGAAAATCGGTCCGAAGCGGCTGCCTCGCTTGTTTCGCTAGCCAGCGATAATGATCGATACGGGCAACTGATTATAGAAGAAGGAGGGGTTGGGCCGTTATTGAAATTGGTCAAAGAAGGGAAAGTCGAAGGTCAAGAAAACGCCGCCAAAGCAATTGGGCTTCTCGGCCGGGACCCCGAAAGCGTCGAGCACATGATCCACGCTGGCGTTTGCACGGTGTTTGCTAAAATCCTCAAAGAAGGTCCAATGAAAGTTCAAGCCGTGAGTGCGTGGGCAGTGTCTGAGTTGGCTGCTAATTACCCCAAATGTCAAGATTTGTTTGCCCAGAACAATGTCATCCGATTACTCGTTAGTCATTTGGCGTTTGAAACGATTGAAGAGCATAGCAAATATGCAATTGCTAGTAACAAGGCTTCATCCATCCACGCAGTGGTTATGGCGAGTAGTAATAATAATTCGAATGTGAAAATTGTTGTTGAGGAAGATCATCAGACTCAAATTCCGCATCCAATGGGGAACCGAGAGCCGAATCAGATCCATCATGTGGTTAGAAATACTATGGCAATGCAAGGAGGGGCGAAATTGCCACAAAAGCCTAGTAATAACCATGTTAGGAGTAATAGTCAGGGCAATGTCATTGCCAAGCAAGCTCACCAGCTTAGTTATCAGTATCACCAGAATGGTTTGATTACAGGGGCGAGTACTAAGGGAAGGGAATCGGAAGATCCTGCAACCAAGTCTTATATGAAAGCAATGGCAGCTAGAGCCTTATGGCATCTTGCTAAGGAGAATTCGCTTATCTGCAAGAGTATAACTGAGTCCAGAGCATTGCTATGTTTCGCGGTTTTGCTTGAAAAAGGAACTGAAGAAGTGCGGTTTAATTCAGCTATGGCATTGATGGAGATTACAGCTGTGGCAGAGCAGGATCCTGATTTGAGAAGGTCTGCTTTCAAGCCCAACTCTCATGCTTGTAAGCTCATCGTGGACCAGCTGTTGAAGATCACCGAGCAGGCTGATTCAGAACTGCTGATTCCTTGTATCAAGGCTATCGGAAATTTGGCTAGGACGTTTAGAGCTACGGAAACAAGGATGATTGCCCCTTTGGTCAAACTTCTTGACGAAAGGGAAGCCGAAGTTTCCAAGGAGGCTGCAATTGCACTTGCCAAGTTTGCTTGCACGGACAACTATCTACACCTTGATCACTCCAAGGCAATCATTAATGCAGGAGGTGCAAAGCATTTGATTCAGCTTGTGTATTTCGGGGAACATATTGTTCAACTTCCAGCATTACTTCTCCTATGCTACATTTCCCACCATGTACCTGACAGCGAGGAACTTGCTGAAGCCAAGGTTCTTACCGTCCTCGAATGGGCATCCAGGCAATCCAACATGACCCAGAATGCAACTGGCAAACTCTTACAAGAGGCCAAAAGTAGATTGGAGCTGTATCAGTCTAGAGGGTCAACCGGATTTCATTGA